The following proteins are encoded in a genomic region of Glycine soja cultivar W05 chromosome 17, ASM419377v2, whole genome shotgun sequence:
- the LOC114392585 gene encoding uncharacterized protein LOC114392585 isoform X2 translates to MVKHSQAWLAMRSKTCALTLLALLSLSTLTLLFLRTTSDSCTQPQVRNLDALQPRTDSKLPNPLEFMKSKLVLMVSHELSLSGGPLLLMELAFLLRSAGSDVVWITNQKPPKPDDVIYTLENKMLDRGVQVVDARGEKAVDTARNADLVILNTAVAGKWLDAVLKEKVLEVLPKVLWWIHEMRGHYFKVEYVKHLPFVAGAMIDSHTTAEYWKNRTRERLGIKMPETYVVHLGNSKELMEVAEDSVAKRVLREHVRQSLGVRNDDLLFAIINSVSRGKGQDLFLRSFYESLMLIQEKKLQVPSLHAIVVGSDMNAQTKFETELRQFVMEKKIQDRVHFVNKTLAVAPYLASIDVLVQNSQARGECFGRITIEAMAFRLPVLVSIRELQLGAQWRLW, encoded by the exons ATGGTGAAGCATTCGCAAGCGTGGTTGGCAATGCGGAGCAAGACTTGTGCGCTAACACTCCTGGCACTCTTGTCCCTCTCCACCCTCACCCTCCTCTTCCTCCGAACCACTTCCGATTCCTGCACCCAACCTCAGGTTCGGAATTTGGATGCGCTTCAGCCTCGGACTGATTCCAAGTTACCGAACCCTCTGGAATTCATGAAGTCGAAGCTCGTTCTCATGGTCTCGCACGAACTCTCCCTCTCCGGAGGACCTCTCTTGCTCATGGAACTAGCGTTTCTGCTACGCTCCGCCGGATCCGACGTCGTTTGGATCACCAATCAGAAACCTCCTAAACCCGACGATGTCATCTACACTTTAGAAAACAAAATGCTCGACAGAGGAGTGCAG GTGGTGGATGCGAGAGGTGAAAAGGCTGTGGATACAGCTCGTAATGCAGACTTGGTGATTTTGAATACTGCTGTGGCTGGGAAGTGGCTTGATGCTGTTCTCAAAGAAAAAGTTTTGGAGGTTCTTCCAAAGGTTTTGTGGTGGATTCATGAAATGCGAGGGCATTATTTCAAAGTGGAGTATGTtaagcacctcccttttgttGCAGGTGCCATGATCGATTCGCATACGACTGCTGAATACTGGAAGAATAGGACTAGGGAGCGTTTAGG GATTAAAATGCCTGAAACCTATGTTGTACATCTTGGAAATAGCAAGGAGCTTATGGAGGTTGCGGAAGATAGCGTGGCCAAGAGGGTTCTTCGAGAGCATGTTCGGCAATCTCTTGGAGTGAGGAATGATGATCTACTTTTTGCCATCATAAATA GTGTTTCACGTGGTAAAGGGCAGGATCTATTTCTTCGGTCCTTTTATGAAAGTTTGATGCTCATCCAGGAGAAGAAACTGCAAGTTCCATCTTTGCATGCTATAGTTGTAGGGAGTGACATGAATGCTCAGACAAAGTTTGAAACAGAATTGCGTCAGTTTGTCATGGAGAAAAAAATCCAGGACCGTGTTCACTTTGTTAACAAAACCCTGGCAGTGGCTCCTTATCTGGCTTCTATTGATGTTCTTGTTCAGAATTCTCAG
- the LOC114392124 gene encoding peroxidase 9-like, with the protein MHFIKVTLFAMIAFFLSVKLSLAHPGFHFGWGDHHRGISFGLSPQFYQFSCPQANDIVMSVLEKAIAKDMRIAASLLRLHFHDCFVQGCDASILLEDSARIVSEKNSGPNKNSVRGFEVIDKIKSKLEEACPQTVSCADILALAARGSTVLSGGPNWELPLGRRDSKTASLSDSNKNIPPPNATIENLVTFFKRHGLDEVDLVALSGAHTIGVARCVTFKQRLYNQKGNNQPDENLEKSFYFDLKTMCPKSGGDNFISPLDFGSPRMFDNTYFKLILRGKGLLNSDEVLLMGNVKETQELVKKYAQDESLFFEQFAMSMIKMGNLRPLTGFNGEVRKNCRRVN; encoded by the exons ATGCATTTCATCAAAGTCACTCTTTTTGCAATGATAGCTTTTTTCCTCTCAGTGAAACTCTCCCTGGCTCACCCTGGCTTCCATTTTGGTTGGGGTGATCATCATAGGGGAATATCTTTTGGTCTTTCACCTcaattctatcaattttcatgcCCTCAAGCTAATGACATTGTCATGTCTGTGTTGGAGAAGGCCATTGCAAAGGACATGAGAATTGCTGCTTCTCTACTTAGACTTCACTTTCACGATTGCTTTGTGCag GGCTGTGATGCATCAATTTTGTTGGAAGATAGCGCAAGAATAGTGAGTGAAAAAAATTCTGGACCTAACAAAAATTCTGTCCGAGGCTTCGAAGTGATTGATAAGATAAAGTCTAAGTTGGAAGAAGCATGTCCTCAGACTGTGTCCTGTGCAGACATTCTTGCCCTTGCTGCCAGGGGCTCCACTGTTCTT AGTGGAGGACCTAATTGGGAACTCCCATTAGGGAGAAGAGACTCAAAAACAGCAAGCTTAAGTGactcaaacaaaaacattcccCCACCAAATGCCACCATTGAAAATCTTGTGACATTTTTCAAGCGTCATGGCCTTGATGAAGTGGACCTCGTTGCCCTCTCAG GTGCACATACCATTGGGGTGGCAAGATGTGTCACATTCAAGCAGAGACTATACAACCAAAAAGGAAACAACCAACCGGATGAGAATCTAGAAAAATCCTTTTACTTTGATTTGAAGACGATGTGCCCAAAATCAGGTGGTGACAACTTCATTTCTCCCTTGGACTTTGGCTCCCCAAGAATGTTTGATAATACCTATTTCAAACTCATACTTCGGGGTAAAGGACTGCTTAATTCAGATGAAGTGCTTCTTATGGGAAATGTTAAGGAAACTCAGGAATTGGTCAAGAAATATGCACAAGATGAGAGCCTTTTTTTTGAGCAATTTGCCATGTCCATGATCAAGATGGGGAACCTTCGTCCTCTTACTGGATTTAATGGAGAAGTTAGGAAGAATTGTCGCCGTGTTAATTAA